GGGGTACAGGGGGCAGCAGGTTGACAGTAAGCTCTCACTGCCTCAGACTTGTGAGTCAGTCCGGAGCAGCAGAGCTGGGGGTCCCCTCTCCACAGGAAAGGCCACTGAGGGTTTGGGTGGGCCTTCCCACAGGGGCTGGTTGGCCACAGGAGGGCGCGACAAGATGGTGAAGGTCTGGGACATGACCACACACCGTGCCAAGGAGATGCACTGTGTGCAGACCATCGCCTCGGTGGCCCGTGTCAAGTGGCGGCCTGAGTGCCGCCACCACCTGGCCACGTGCTCCATGATGGTGGACCACAACATCTACGTCTGGGACGTGCGCCGGCCCTTCGTGCCAGCCGCCATGTTTGAGGAGCACCGAGATGTCACTACAGGAATCGCCTGGCGCCACCCCCACGACCCCTCCTTCCTGCTGTCTGGCTCCAAGGACAGCTCACTGTGCCAGCACCTGTTCCGCGATGCCAGCCAGCCCGTCGAGCGTGCCAACCCCGAGGGCCTCTGCTACGGCCTCTTCGGGGACCTGGCCTTCGCCGCCAAGGAAAGCCTAGTGGCTGCCGAGTCGGGGCGCAAGCCCTACACTGGCGACCGGCGCCACCCCATCTTCTTTAAGCGCAAGCTGGACCCTGCCGAGCCCTTCGCAGGCCTGGCCTCCAGCGCCCTCAGTGTCTTTGAGACAGAGCCGGGTGGCGGCGGCATGCGCTGGTTTGTAGACACAGCTGAGCGTTACGCGCTGGCTGGCCGGCCACTGGCAGAGCTCTGTGACCACAACGCAAAGGTGGCTCGAGAGCTTGGCCGCAACCAGGTAGGTAGGTGCTGAGCCTGGGGGCCCCGGGGCCACGACCTCAGGGCAGGGGCTTGTTCCTCTGTCAGCTGCgcccaccacccccacctccagctccGCAATGGATTCTAGCCGGTCACACCAACGGCCCTGCCCTGATCACTGGGGGTGTCAGGATCACACAGGGCCAGGGCTCCGGGGGGGCAGACCTGGGACTGTCCTCTGTGGGGTGGTCTGGGGAGTCATGTGACTCAAGCTCTCTGTTCTGCCCTCTTGCTTCTGGAGCTCTCCACGCACCAGCAGTGGTGGAGCTGTGAGCTGCCGCTCCCACGCCCATCTCTGGCTGCCCCACAGGCCCCCACCACCCAATTCTGTTTCCCTCTGTGCTGCTGTAGGGCAGTGCCTGAGATTTTTGTCTTTCCCATGAGCCTCAGCTTTCCTACTTGGGGTGGGCCTGGACATTGGGTACCTGGGGCAGCTGAATGCTGAGGGCTTGTGATTCTGTCCAGGCAGAGGGGGACCTGCATGGGGTGCTGGGTGTCCAGGACGCCCGCAAGTGACCATTGCCCGCCCCTAGGTGGCGCAAACATGGACCATGCTGCGGATCATCTACTGCAGCCCTGGCCTGGTGCCCACTGCCAACCTCAACCACAGCGTGGGCAAGGGTGGCTCCTGTGGCCTGCCCCTCATGAACAGGTAGATGCCGGGGGCAGCTCTCcccaggggctggggctgctCGAGCCCCCCCACCCATGGGCCCTTCCTGCCCCCAGTTTCAACCTGAAGGATATGGCCCCAGGGTTGGGCAGTGAGACGCGGCTGGACCGCAGCAAAGGAGACGCACGGAGCGATACAGTTCTGCTCGACTCCTCGGCCACACTCATCACCAACGAGGGTAGGCCGGGGAGCTGACAGGAGAGGGGTGGGGGTGTCCCAGAGGACCCTGAACGCCCGCCCCACTGTCGGACAGATAATGAGGAAACCGAGGGGAGCGACGTGCCTGCTGACTACCTGCTGGGTGACGTGGAGGGTGAGGAGGACGAGCTGTACCTGCTGGATCCAGAACACGCGCACCGTGAGTGGGGGTCTGGGCCGGGTGGGGTTCAGAGGTGAATGGAGGACAGAGACTCAGAGCTTCTGCTGGTCCCTGCCTCCCAGCCGAGGAGCCTGAGTGTGTGCTGCCGCAGGAGGCCTTTCCACTGCGCCACGAGATCGTGGACACGCCTCCCGGGCCCGAGCACCTGCAGGACAAGGCCGACTCCCCGCACGTGAGCGGCAGCGAGGCGGATGTGGCCTCCCTGGCCCCCGTGGACTCCTCTTTCTCGCTCCTGTCTGTCTCACACGCACTTTACGACAGCCGCCTGCCACCTGACTTCTTCAGCGTGCTGGTGCGCGACATGCTGCATTTCTACGCTGAGCAGGGCGACGTGCAGATGGCTGTGTCTGTGCTCATTATCCTGGGTGAACGGGTGCGCAAGGACATCGACGAGCAGACCCAGGTGTGTGGTGGGCGGGCCCCCCCCTGCAGCGCCGCCCCTGGCACCCAGATCCTGACCACCGGGCGCTCCCTCCCCCAGGAGCACTGGTACACTTCCTACATCGACCTACTGCAGCGCTTCCGCCTCTGGAACGTGTCCAACGAGGTGGTCAAGCTGAGCACTAGCCGCGCCGTCAGCTGCCTCAACCAGGCCTCCACCACCCTGCACGTCAACTGCAGCCACTGCAAGCGGCCCATGAGCAGCCGGGGCTGGGTCTGCGACAGGTGGGGCAGTGGGGTcgggaggtggggcaggggccTGCAGGCAGCGCAGGAGCCCCTGCTCAGGCGCCCTCCCTCCTGTCCGCCCCCAGGTGCCACCGCTGCGCCAGCATGTGTGCCGTCTGCCACCACGTGGTCAAGGGTCTGTTCGTGTGGTGCCAGGGCTGCAGCCACGGCGGCCACCTGCAGCACATCATGAAATGGCTGGAAGGCAGCTCCCACTGTCCCGCGGGCTGCGGCCACCTCTGCGAGTACTCCTGATGGGGCATCTGCTGGGCTTGCCTGGGGCCCGGGGCCCTGACTGCTCGGTCGACCGCGTGCAGAACCCCGCCTGGTCTTGTGCCCGAGACGGGCGGAGGCTGAGACCCCAATAAAGGAAGTGGAGCCGCTGTCAGCACTGCGTGTCACCCCATCGCGAGGCGGGCCCGTCGTACGCCCGCTGTGCTGCCGGCGGGCGGGGACTTTCGGCGCTGTCGCCATGGTAACCGGCGGCGCCAATAGTCGCTCTCGGGCGGCCTTCGCCGCGTTCCCGTAGATGCCTCTTCCGGGGCGGGCCCAAGGAGGTCACTTCCGGGGTCCGTCCCGGCTGCCGGCCGTTGCCACGACGACGAAGCTGCCGGCCAATGGCTGGCGGACGGGCCCGAGGTTCCCGGCGTGCAGTGCGGCTAGCTGAGGGCCGCGGGCTCATGGCGCCGGCGTCGCGGCTGCTCGCGCTCTGGGCGTTGGCGGCTGTGGCTCTACCCGGCTCCGGGGAGGAGGGCGACGGCGGGTGGTGAGCGGCCCGGGAGGGGCCGGGGCGGTGGGGGCACGTGCGGCGGGCGGGGCGCGGGCTGACCCAGCTGTGCCCGCAGGCGCCCGGGCGGGCCGGGGGCCCTGGCGGAAGAGGAGCGCTGTACGGTGGAGCGTCGGGCCGACCTCACCTACGCCGAGTTCGTGCAGCAGTACGTGCTTCCTTGGTCGCGGAGGTCGGGCTCTGTTCACACGCCCGTCTGCCCGGACCGCCCAAGGCCGCCTTCCCTGATTTCGCGCGCGCGTGTGGGGCGGGGGCGGCGAGGGTGACGGTCGGCCCTGGCCGCGACTCTGCACTTCTTTCCAGGTACGCCTTCGTCAGGCCCGTCATCCTGCAGGGACTCACGGACAACTCGGTGAGCGCGCGCCCGTCCCCGGCCGCTCTTGCCCGTGCTGGGTCCGGCCACTAAATCCCCTCCCCGCTCCCGCAGAGGTTCCGGGCTCTGTGCTCCCGCGAAAGGTTGCTGGCCTCGTTTGGGGACAGAGTGGTCCGCCTGAGCACCGCCAACACCTACTCCTACCAGAAAGGTGAGCGGCCCACCCCTGCGGCCCGCCCGTTTGCCAGCACCGGGACGGCTGGACCAGCCGGTCCTGACCCGTCTCTTTCCTGCAGTGGACTTGCCCTTCCAGGATTATGTGGAGCAGCTGCTGCACCCCCAGGACCCCACCTCCCTGGGCAATGGTGAGTCAGCCCGAGGTGGCGGTAGGGGGTGGGGACACTTGGAGTTTCCAGGTGCCAGGATCCCTGCCCCCACCGTCTCTCCTGGCAGACACCCTGTACTTCTTCGGGGACAACAACTTCACCGAGTGGGCCTCTCTCTTTCGGCACTATTCCCCACCCCCATTTAGCCTGCTGGGAACCGCTCCAGCTTACAGCTTTGGAATCGCAGGTGAATGCTGCTCGGGACTGGGAGGAGTGAGGCTTCTGAGGGTGGGTACAAAATGGCTTGGTCACCAGGTGCTCATAACCCCACAGGAGCTGGCTCGGGGGTGCCCTTCCACTGGCATGGGCCTGGGTATTCAGAAGTGATCTACGGCCGTAAGGTCAGCACAGGGTTGGGGTTGAGGCTTGGGGCTCAGTGAGCGAAACGGGCAAGGGTGACGCTGCTGCTCCTGCCCCCAGCGCTGGTTCCTCTACCCACCTGAGAAGACGCCAGAGTTCCACCCCAACAAGACAACGCTGGCCTGGCTCCGGGACACATACCCAGCCCTGCCACCGTCTGCACGGCCCCTGGAGTGTACCATCCGGGCTGGTGAGGTCAGTGGCTGGCAGGagagggccaggccaggccagaggCCCCCAGCTAATCTCTGCTGCACCCCCTTTCTCCACCAGGTGCTGTACTTCCCTGACCGCTGGTGGCATGCCACACTCAACCTTGACACCAGCGTCTTCATCTCCACCTTCCTTGGCTAGCCAAAGCAGATGGCAGGCATGCCTGCCACACACCAGCAGGTCCCACCTCGTGCTCACGGATTTTATTACACAGACAGTGGCGGCAGCGACTTCAGCCCAGCCCACCCTCACCTGCTTTTCCAGCCCACAAAGGGGGACAATCACGGCCCAGCAAGAGCTATGCTGAGAGGGGGAATAGTCCAGAGCCCAACAGCAGAACTTGGAAGGGGCCAGGGCGGCCAGCAACGCAAACTATGTACAGGGGTGGAGGGCTTCTGCCCAGGGCTCTCCTGGACCAGGATGCTGGGCAGGACAAGGAATCTCAGTAGTCCTCCACCCAGCCATTCTCAGAGATGAATGCGTCAATAACCTCCTTCATGGCCAGGTTGGGGATGAGCTGTTCTTGGGTCAGGGGGCTCCGGGTCACGGGGTCAAAATGACCCACGCGCTGCAGTGACAAGAAGGGCAGAGGGCAGTCAGTGGGCCCAGGACCATGCTGCTGGCCCTGCTCCCCCAGCCGCAGCCTCACCTGCAGGTGCTCCTCGATGTCCTTGCGGTCGTAGGTGATGCCACTGGGCGTGATGCACGGCTCCCGCATCAGCTCAAAGCTGATCTTACCACACAGGTAGTCGGGGATGTCACGCTTCTGTGGCACAGGGGCACAcgatcagaggctgggaaggggcacTGCTCCAGCACCTGCCACCCACCGCGGCAAGCGCCACTCACCTTCCTCTTCTCATCCACCTGAGAGAAGAGCTCGTCCATGTCCGCCATGTACTTGTCCTGTGAAGAGTTGAGCGCTGCACTTGGGCAGGAcaccccacctccctcctccatGGGGCACAGACCCAACACAAGGTGGGGACGCTCCCATGCCAGGTGCACACAGACCCACGTGGACGGGGGGCACCCTCACGTGCTTAGCCTCAATGCAGGCCTGCTGGGCCCGGATGTGGCTGTCGTCCTCATCACCCTCGTGGTTCCGCTGGCACTCTTCCAGCTCCCTGGGGGTTGACCAGGAGCCAGTAAGAGATGGACCTGGTCAGATGTCTGACCACACCCCAACCTCAGGGCTAACTTTAATTCATGCTTCTTCCCCACGTTTTCTGCTCGCCAGTAAAGCTTTCAATAAACGCTCACGGTGGTAGTCGGTGATTCAGAATTATCCCAAGACAGGGCAACCTGGGGTGGGGGTCCCACCTCTCACGCTCCGCAGCAATGAGCCTGGAGAGGTAGGAGTGCAGCTCACTCTCCTGGTGGATGCGTCGCTCCTCGATGCTGTTCCAGCGCTTCTTCTTCGCGATTCGAAGAGCGCTGGGGATGTCGTCCCCGAAGTTCAGCCGCTGCTCCTTGGCCAGGCTGTAAGCTGGGGAACGGGGGCTTCAGGTCACTCTCTGGCCAGTCCACCCGCCTGGCCCCTGAGGCCCCACAACCGGCCAGCTTGTCAGCCAACCTCGCTGCAGATTGGCGATGGCCTCATCATAGCTCTCCATCTCCAGCTGGCACTGCCCGAGGAAGAAGTGCGCCTTCACAGACTGCCCGTCCAGTTCCAGGGCGCGCCGGCAGTCGGCCAGGGCCTGCTCGTGCTGCTGCATCTTCAGGTAGCACAGGGCACGGTTGGTGTAATATACGGCCACCAGCGGGTTCCGGGTCTAGGGACCAAGGCCGGGCCAGCCGCATGAGGGTGTAGGCTCAGCGCGCCCCCTCTGTCCCACGGCCCGTCCCAGCTTCTGCGCTCTGGCTAGAATCAAGAAACTAGGCTTCTCAGTCGTCAAAGCCCCTGGATCCAAGGATCTGCAGACAGTGGAGTACTGGCTGAACCTATCCGCTTGACTCCACTTGGTTTTGTAAAGTTTTCCAAATCTTTGGAGAGTCCGGGCTTTGGACCTGGGGTCCTCAAGGGGCGAGGGCCCCTGCCCTCCCCCCGACCCAGCCGGCCTCCATCCAGCGTCCCACCCTCGTTCTCCGCACCCGGTGCTGGGCTCGAGAACCACGGCTGGGCTTCGGGAGCCCAGGACATGCCCGGCAGAGGAACCAGACCCTCGGTGGGGCCAGCCGGGCACGGGCCCGGCCCTCCccggcgccgccgccgccgccgcccttCCCGCGCGAGCGCACTCACGATCGCGCGGCCGTAGCAGGCCGCCGCCTCCGGGTACTTTCGGCCCACGAACAGACGGTTGCCCTGCTCCTTGAGCTCCTGCGCACTCGGGCTCTTCTCGGGGCTTCCGCCGCCAGCGCCCAGCCGCGCGCcgccctccttctcctccttgccCTTCATGGCGCCGCGCGGCACGGCCTGGGCTGCGCTCCCAAGCTCCGCGCCTGGCGGCCCAGCGCCCGCAGCCCGAGCCCCGCAGCCCGAACCCGCGATCCTCTCGGGCCCGGCCCAGCTCCACCGCCGGAACTTCCGGCCGGGGGCGGGACCAGCGGGGACGCACGGGTGGGGGCGAGTGGGGCCGCGCGTGCGCCCACTAGGCCTGCGGCGTCGGGGGCTGGGAGGAACACTCCAGTTCCCTCGCTCGGCGCTCTTAAGGGTCGGCGTTCGCGGAGGCCCTGGCCGGCCCTGCTGAGGCCTCTTCGGAACCGGCCTCCGCGGCGGCCGCCACACACATTCGACTTTCCCAGTGAGATGCCTTACTTGGTTCGCTGAGGGCGCACTCCCCCAACAGCCTGTCCCGACCACCTGGCGTTCCGCCCCCGCCGCAACGCGCAGAGACCCCTCCCCAAGCAGCCGGCCCCATCCAGAGGCCCTTCCCCCGGCAACCGGCCCCGCCCCCAGCAGCCGGCCCCATCGGCAGAGGCCCCGTCCCCAACAGCCCGCCCCACCCAGAGGCCCCGCCCCCACCCAGAGGCCTCGCCCCCAGCAGCCGGCCCCGCCCCCAGGAGCCGGCCCCGCCCCCGGCAGCCGGCCCCATCGGCAGAGGCCCCGCCCCCAACAACCCGCCCCACCCAGAGGCCCCGCCCCCAGCAGCCCACCCCGCCCCGGCAGCCGGCCCCGCCCCTCCGCGTGAACATAGCGGCTCCCCGCTCTGTAGGGTGTGAGGACCCCAGTCGCTGGGCCGCCATTCTGGAGCGCCATCGAGAGGTCCTACGGGCGCGCGCGGACCCCCGAGTGCGGCTGGAAGCCCTGGACCGTTGGTAGAGTGGAAAGGGATAAAGGGATCGGTGGGGCGAGCGTCCCCTGTGGCCGGACCTCCCCTCACCGCCCTTCCCCAGGTATCGGGAGGATTTGCCAGCGGCCATCGGGGCAGAGCGGAGAAGCATGTGACAGGGAGCTGGAGCGGCTGCTGGCCTGGAAGCTGGCGGTGAGGGGCGGCCCGCCTCGAGGGCGGGGCCTCCGTAGGGCGGGTCTTCATCGGGGCGTGGCATCGGCGGGGCGGGGCCTCCAGAGCGGGTCTTCGTGGGGGCGGGGCCTCCCTGTGGGTCCACCACCCCAGGCACCCTGACCTGGCTTCCCACAGAGGGCCCGCTTCCGGCCACGTCTGCAGCAGCTGGTGACCACCAATCCCCCTGAGCTGGTTGTGCACTGTTCGACCACCACCTTCTGCCTCCTGCCAGACGTGGGGCCGCGGTCACCGAGCTGTCTGCCCTCTGCCGTGTGGACCCACCACAGCCACAGCCTCAGGTGAGTTGGGCGGGCACGACTTGGGTACATGGGCGTCCTTGTCTGTGAAGCAGACAGTCTGGGCCCTTGTGTGTCTCTAGGACCAGGAGTCGGAGCCAGAGCTTGTCCTGATGGGGTGTCTGGCTGCTTCTCCTCGCTGCTCACAGCAGTCCTGGTGGCTGGAGCTCGAGATGGAGGCCTTCATGTCAGATGAGGCAGTGGTCACAGTGCCCCGCCTGCCGGCCCCACAGTACACCCTCAGGTACTACCTGCTGTACCTGGGCCAGGTTCAAGAGCGGGCCACAGCTCTGAGCCAAGGTGAATGAACTGTGTGTGGGCAGGTTGGGGTGGCCCGTGCCCCTGGGCCTGAGTCTGTGTGCTCCCCACCTAGTGGAGAACAGCACTGTGGACCTGGGCCGTGGGGCAGAGGCTGTGCCCAGATCTGCTGCCCAATCTtggccccagcctggccacccACGAGGACACTAGGCCAGCCAAGAAGCATGGGACCCAGGCGGGGTGAACTTGGCTATAGTCCAGGCCTGCTCACCTGCCACACAGCCTTAGGCCTCCGGGTCTCACTGGATGGCAGGGAGGCTAAAGAGGAGGCCACCACTACGGGAGTTCAATAAACACTTCCCAGACTCATGCCTGATGACACACCCGGCCTGACCGCACACCCGGCCCCCAGCCCTCCCGGGGGCCTCCAACTCCCATAGACACAGCACCCGTGGCCCGGAAACAACTCCCACACCTGACCCCAGGTGCAGAGGTGCACAGGGAGGGAAGTCCAGGCCCTAGTGGTGGGGGGGGCCCTCATGGTCTGTTCAGCAGCTGTGGGGGTCCTGACAAGTCTCCAAAGCCCGGGACAGCCCCCTGGTGctgtgtaaaatatttattaattatccaAAAAGGCTCAGACCGCAAGTCCTGGGGGTAGGGGTGTGGCTGGGACAGGGTCTCCTCTGAGGCCACCCACATCCAAGGGGCACAGCAGCCCTGAGATGTCCGTTCACAAAGGGCAGACGTGAAGGCCCCTGGTGGGCGGCCACCACATGCCGAGCCCTGGCCTATGCAGCCTCCGGTAGCCGGTCAGGGCGGTGGGGGGATGTGGGCGCCCAGCAGGTCGTAGGCGAAGACGTTCCAGAAGACGGCGAAGAGCAGGAAGGTGCCGTAGGCCAGCAGCACCACCCACCAGCCACACTGGTCCCGCAGGCGCTCCTCGTAGCTACGCAGGATGGTCAGGCCCATGCTCACCCCCACCACCGCGCCCGCCAGGTGCGCCATGAAGCTGGGCTGCGGGCCCGAGGCGGGCAGCGGCGGGGAGAAGCGCAGCCACACGGCCCGGCCCACCTCGGAGCTCACTGCAGAGGGACGCGGCAGGTGGGAGGTGCCCTGGCTGCAGGCTGAGAGGCCCCCCGgccctccccccagccccctACTCACTGCACACCAAGGCCAGCACCATCCTCAGCAACTTGTAGGGACATCTCATCCCAGCCCAGTTCTATGGGGGTGTGCAGATGAGAAGTGGTGAGGCTCACCAGgggcccctccccacaccccccacCGGGCAGGCCCGTTACCATGACGACGTTGGCCAGGTGTGCTGAGCACAGGGCGTAGACCCCGCCGGAGCCTCCCACCACCGGGGCCCTCATGTCGGTGATGGAGACGGTTAGGGAGCCTGTGTGAGCAAGTGGCGGGTGAGGGTGCAGCCGgccagggcagggggtgggggtgcgCGCCTGCCTCACCTGCCAGCACGCCTGCCAGGTAGAGCAGGCTGATGCGGAGCAGGCCATGCACCATCTCCAGAGGCACCCCGATCATCAGCTGCAGGAGAGCGTTGAaccccagctgctccagcctggccacaagGGAGCAAACAGGCACAAGGGGCGGAGTCAGCCATccggccccacccccagccctcgCCTCAAGTTGCTGCACCTGCCCTGGGGCTTGGTCTTTCTGATGTAATAGCAGTGCAGGGAGGGGGG
The genomic region above belongs to Piliocolobus tephrosceles isolate RC106 chromosome 17, ASM277652v3, whole genome shotgun sequence and contains:
- the JMJD8 gene encoding jmjC domain-containing protein 8 isoform X1; its protein translation is MAGGRARGSRRAVRLAEGRGLMAPASRLLALWALAAVALPGSGEEGDGGWRPGGPGALAEEERCTVERRADLTYAEFVQQYAFVRPVILQGLTDNSRFRALCSRERLLASFGDRVVRLSTANTYSYQKVDLPFQDYVEQLLHPQDPTSLGNDTLYFFGDNNFTEWASLFRHYSPPPFSLLGTAPAYSFGIAGAGSGVPFHWHGPGYSEVIYGRKRWFLYPPEKTPEFHPNKTTLAWLRDTYPALPPSARPLECTIRAGEVLYFPDRWWHATLNLDTSVFISTFLG
- the STUB1 gene encoding E3 ubiquitin-protein ligase CHIP isoform X3, whose translation is MKGKEEKEGGARLGAGGGSPEKSPSAQELKEQGNRLFVGRKYPEAAACYGRAITRNPLVAVYYTNRALCYLKMQQHEQALADCRRALELDGQSVKAHFFLGQCQLEMESYDEAIANLQRAYSLAKEQRLNFGDDIPSALRIAKKKRWNSIEERRIHQESELHSYLSRLIAAERERELEECQRNHEGDEDDSHIRAQQACIEAKHDKYMADMDELFSQVDEKRKKRDIPDYLCGKISFELMREPCITPSGITYDRKDIEEHLQRVGHFDPVTRSPLTQEQLIPNLAMKEVIDAFISENGWVEDY
- the LOC111524114 gene encoding LOW QUALITY PROTEIN: uncharacterized protein LOC111524114 (The sequence of the model RefSeq protein was modified relative to this genomic sequence to represent the inferred CDS: inserted 2 bases in 2 codons) is translated as MAPRGTAWAALPSSAPGGPAPAARAPQPEPAILSGPAQLHRRNFRPGAGPAGTHGSRPRPRQPAPSAEAPPPTTRPTQRPRPQQPTPPRQPAPPLRVNIAAPRSVGCEDPSRWAAILERHREVLRARADPRVRLEALDRWYREDLPAAIGXRAEKHVTXELERLLAWKLARARFRPRLQQLVTTNPPELVVHCSTTTFCLLPDQSWWLELEMEAFMSDEAVVTVPRLPAPQYTLRYYLLYLGQVQERATALSQVENSTVDLGRGAEAVPRSAAQSWPQPGHPRGH
- the JMJD8 gene encoding jmjC domain-containing protein 8 isoform X3; amino-acid sequence: MAGGRARGSRRAVRLAEGRGLMAPASRLLALWALAAVALPGSGEEGDGGWRPGGPGALAEEERCTVERRADLTYAEFVQQYAFVRPVILQGLTDNSRFRALCSRERLLASFGDRVVRLSTANTYSYQKVDLPFQDYVEQLLHPQDPTSLGNGAGSGVPFHWHGPGYSEVIYGRKRWFLYPPEKTPEFHPNKTTLAWLRDTYPALPPSARPLECTIRAGEVLYFPDRWWHATLNLDTSVFISTFLG
- the STUB1 gene encoding E3 ubiquitin-protein ligase CHIP isoform X1, whose protein sequence is MKGKEEKEGGARLGAGGGSPEKSPSAQELKEQGNRLFVGRKYPEAAACYGRAITRNPLVAVYYTNRALCYLKMQQHEQALADCRRALELDGQSVKAHFFLGQCQLEMESYDEAIANLQRAYSLAKEQRLNFGDDIPSALRIAKKKRWNSIEERRIHQESELHSYLSRLIAAERERELEECQRNHEGDEDDSHIRAQQACIEAKHDKYMADMDELFSQVDEKRKKRDIPDYLCGKISFELMREPCITPSGITYDRKDIEEHLQVRLRLGEQGQQHGPGPTDCPLPFLSLQRVGHFDPVTRSPLTQEQLIPNLAMKEVIDAFISENGWVEDY
- the JMJD8 gene encoding jmjC domain-containing protein 8 isoform X2; the protein is MAGGRARGSRRAVRLAEGRGLMAPASRLLALWALAAVALPGSGEEGDGGWRPGGPGALAEEERCTVERRADLTYAEFVQQYAFVRPVILQGLTDNSRFRALCSRERLLASFGDRVVRLSTANTYSYQKVDLPFQDYVEQLLHPQDPTSLGNDTLYFFGDNNFTEWASLFRHYSPPPFSLLGTAPAYSFGIAGAGSGVPFHWHGPGYSEVIYGRKRWFLYPPEKTPEFHPNKTTLAWLRDTYPALPPSARPLECTIRAGAVLP
- the WDR24 gene encoding GATOR complex protein WDR24, translated to MEKMSRVTTALGGSVLTGRTMHCHLDAPANAISVCRDAAQVVVAGRSIFKIYAIEEEQFVEKLNLRVGRKPSLNLSCADVVWHQMDENLLATAATNGVVVTWNLGRPARNKQDQLFTEHKRTVNKVCFHPTEAHVLLSGSQDGFMKCFDLRRKDSVSTFSGQSESVRDVQFSIRDYFTFASTFENGNVQLWDIRRPDRCERMFTAHNGPVFCCDWHPEDRGWLATGGRDKMVKVWDMTTHRAKEMHCVQTIASVARVKWRPECRHHLATCSMMVDHNIYVWDVRRPFVPAAMFEEHRDVTTGIAWRHPHDPSFLLSGSKDSSLCQHLFRDASQPVERANPEGLCYGLFGDLAFAAKESLVAAESGRKPYTGDRRHPIFFKRKLDPAEPFAGLASSALSVFETEPGGGGMRWFVDTAERYALAGRPLAELCDHNAKVARELGRNQVAQTWTMLRIIYCSPGLVPTANLNHSVGKGGSCGLPLMNSFNLKDMAPGLGSETRLDRSKGDARSDTVLLDSSATLITNEDNEETEGSDVPADYLLGDVEGEEDELYLLDPEHAHPEEPECVLPQEAFPLRHEIVDTPPGPEHLQDKADSPHVSGSEADVASLAPVDSSFSLLSVSHALYDSRLPPDFFSVLVRDMLHFYAEQGDVQMAVSVLIILGERVRKDIDEQTQEHWYTSYIDLLQRFRLWNVSNEVVKLSTSRAVSCLNQASTTLHVNCSHCKRPMSSRGWVCDRCHRCASMCAVCHHVVKGLFVWCQGCSHGGHLQHIMKWLEGSSHCPAGCGHLCEYS
- the STUB1 gene encoding E3 ubiquitin-protein ligase CHIP isoform X2; the encoded protein is MKGKEEKEGGARLGAGGGSPEKSPSAQELKEQGNRLFVGRKYPEAAACYGRAIMQQHEQALADCRRALELDGQSVKAHFFLGQCQLEMESYDEAIANLQRAYSLAKEQRLNFGDDIPSALRIAKKKRWNSIEERRIHQESELHSYLSRLIAAERERELEECQRNHEGDEDDSHIRAQQACIEAKHDKYMADMDELFSQVDEKRKKRDIPDYLCGKISFELMREPCITPSGITYDRKDIEEHLQVRLRLGEQGQQHGPGPTDCPLPFLSLQRVGHFDPVTRSPLTQEQLIPNLAMKEVIDAFISENGWVEDY